One Stenotrophomonas oahuensis genomic region harbors:
- a CDS encoding peptide MFS transporter, whose product MSVDAAKSVPEPALPEFKTTLGHPRPLWMLFMTEFWERFAFYGIRWALVLYIVAQFFDGDAAGQGAASRTYGAYLALVYAAAIFGGYVADRVLGYQRSILTGAVIMAAGLFMVAMPVKEVFELGLATIIIGNGLFKPNISTMVGKLYGLKDERRDSGFTIFYMGINVGAMIAPVLTQFLAEKIFGTEAMPSYKMVFIASGIGMLLSLVWFYVGRAGLKGIGAPPAGAEGMGRVVMVFVGSLVAIPVAYFLLSTGATALAWILGVLFVALAVLLLVEGIREGKVQRDRVIAMLIIFTFNVMFWMFFEQAGSSFTFLADNIVNRNLGGWTFPTAWFQSVNSVAIITLAPIIAWIWVKLGSANPSIPRKFGLGLLFNGAAFALLMLALSTMVVEGKIPFWTLFMVYVIQSVGELCLSPIGLSMVTKLAPVRLVGFGMGGWFLSTGIGNNLSGIFAGAVSGEGGMTVESALKGYTFGFWALIGSGVVLFLLAPAINKLMHGVK is encoded by the coding sequence ATGAGCGTAGACGCCGCGAAATCCGTTCCCGAACCGGCGTTGCCGGAGTTCAAGACCACCCTCGGCCATCCGCGTCCGTTGTGGATGCTGTTCATGACCGAGTTCTGGGAACGCTTTGCGTTCTACGGAATCCGCTGGGCCCTGGTGCTGTACATCGTGGCGCAGTTCTTCGACGGCGACGCCGCCGGGCAGGGCGCGGCCAGCCGCACCTACGGTGCCTACCTGGCGCTGGTGTATGCCGCGGCGATCTTCGGCGGCTACGTGGCCGACCGCGTGCTGGGTTACCAGCGGTCCATCCTGACCGGCGCGGTGATCATGGCCGCCGGTCTGTTCATGGTGGCGATGCCGGTCAAGGAAGTCTTCGAACTGGGCCTGGCCACCATCATCATCGGCAACGGCCTGTTCAAGCCGAACATCTCGACCATGGTCGGCAAGCTGTATGGCCTGAAGGATGAGCGCCGCGATTCGGGCTTCACCATCTTCTACATGGGCATCAACGTCGGCGCGATGATCGCCCCGGTGCTGACCCAGTTCCTGGCCGAGAAGATCTTTGGTACCGAAGCCATGCCGTCCTACAAGATGGTGTTCATCGCCTCGGGCATCGGCATGCTGCTGAGCCTGGTGTGGTTCTACGTCGGTCGCGCCGGCCTGAAGGGTATCGGTGCACCGCCGGCCGGTGCCGAGGGCATGGGCCGCGTGGTGATGGTGTTCGTCGGTTCGCTGGTCGCCATCCCGGTCGCTTACTTCCTGCTGTCCACCGGCGCCACCGCGCTGGCCTGGATTCTTGGCGTGCTGTTTGTCGCGCTGGCGGTGCTGCTGCTGGTGGAAGGCATCCGCGAGGGCAAGGTGCAGCGTGACCGCGTGATCGCCATGCTGATCATCTTCACCTTCAACGTGATGTTCTGGATGTTCTTCGAACAGGCCGGCAGCTCCTTCACCTTCCTCGCCGACAACATCGTCAACCGCAATCTGGGTGGCTGGACCTTCCCGACCGCATGGTTCCAGTCGGTGAACTCGGTGGCCATCATCACCCTGGCTCCGATCATTGCCTGGATCTGGGTCAAGCTGGGCAGTGCCAATCCGTCCATTCCGCGCAAGTTCGGCCTGGGCCTGCTGTTCAACGGTGCGGCCTTCGCGCTGCTGATGCTGGCCCTGTCGACCATGGTGGTGGAGGGCAAGATCCCGTTCTGGACCCTGTTCATGGTCTACGTGATCCAGTCGGTGGGTGAGCTGTGCCTTTCGCCGATCGGCCTGTCGATGGTGACCAAGCTGGCTCCGGTGCGCCTGGTCGGCTTCGGCATGGGCGGCTGGTTCCTGTCCACCGGCATCGGCAACAACCTGTCCGGCATCTTTGCCGGTGCGGTCAGCGGCGAGGGCGGCATGACCGTGGAGTCGGCGCTGAAGGGCTACACCTTTGGTTTCTGGGCATTGATCGGTTCGGGCGTGGTGCTGTTCCTGCTGGCCCCGGCGATCAACAAGCTGATGCACGGCGTCAAGTGA
- the pdhA gene encoding pyruvate dehydrogenase (acetyl-transferring) E1 component subunit alpha produces the protein MTVAAEFKIEYLQYLDTDGNLVRDDLPEALRDPKALLPMFKQMLFVRVFDGKSIALQRTGKLGTYAACLGHEAAHVGIGAAMQKDDVFAPSYREYGAMFMRGVRPRDVLMYWGGDERGNDYGGNAAKDFPFCVPISTQCLHAAGAALKFKLNNEKQIAVAVCGDGGSSKTDFYAALNSAGAYKLPLILCIVNNGWAISVPRSAQTGAETLAQKGLAGGLHCLQVDGNDLIAVMAAMLQARERALAGDGGTVLELMTYRLSDHTTADDARRYRDDAEVKDAWLLEPMLRLRKYLTNAGVWSEEEEAAWTAECGKRVDEEVNLYLNTPVQPVEAMFDYLYADPPQDLLAQRAQAIALEQRHG, from the coding sequence ATGACGGTTGCCGCTGAGTTCAAGATCGAATACCTGCAGTACCTGGACACGGACGGTAACCTCGTCCGCGATGACCTGCCCGAGGCCTTGCGCGACCCGAAGGCGCTGCTGCCGATGTTCAAGCAGATGCTGTTCGTGCGCGTGTTCGACGGCAAGTCGATCGCGCTGCAGCGCACCGGCAAGCTGGGCACCTACGCGGCCTGCCTGGGCCATGAGGCCGCGCACGTGGGCATTGGTGCTGCGATGCAGAAAGACGACGTGTTCGCACCGTCCTACCGCGAGTACGGCGCGATGTTCATGCGCGGCGTGCGTCCGCGTGACGTGCTGATGTACTGGGGCGGCGACGAGCGCGGCAACGACTACGGCGGCAATGCGGCCAAGGACTTCCCGTTCTGCGTGCCGATCTCCACCCAGTGCCTGCATGCGGCCGGCGCGGCGCTGAAGTTCAAGCTCAACAACGAAAAGCAGATCGCCGTGGCGGTGTGTGGTGACGGCGGCAGCTCCAAGACCGACTTCTACGCCGCGCTCAACTCGGCCGGTGCCTACAAGCTCCCGCTGATTCTGTGCATCGTCAACAACGGCTGGGCCATCTCGGTTCCGCGCTCGGCCCAGACCGGTGCCGAAACCCTGGCCCAGAAGGGCCTGGCCGGCGGCCTGCATTGCCTGCAGGTGGACGGCAACGACCTGATCGCGGTGATGGCCGCCATGCTGCAGGCGCGCGAGCGCGCCCTCGCCGGCGACGGTGGCACCGTACTGGAACTGATGACCTACCGCCTGTCCGACCACACCACCGCCGACGACGCCCGCCGCTACCGCGACGACGCGGAAGTGAAGGACGCCTGGCTGCTGGAGCCGATGCTGCGCCTGCGCAAGTATCTAACCAACGCCGGTGTGTGGAGCGAGGAAGAAGAAGCGGCCTGGACCGCCGAGTGCGGCAAGCGCGTGGACGAAGAAGTGAACCTGTACCTCAACACGCCGGTGCAGCCGGTCGAGGCGATGTTCGATTATCTGTACGCCGACCCGCCGCAGGACCTGCTGGCCCAGCGCGCGCAGGCCATTGCCCTGGAGCAGCGTCATGGATGA
- a CDS encoding SH3 domain-containing protein, whose protein sequence is MRARLLGPYRSQYPNPLRFRTGQIVELGVRDEEWPAFAWVRTDDGRAGWAPVAWLQVLDDGRAEALRDYDARELDVESGELVKLHHEHGGWWWSERANGATGWLPARDLELLEENCT, encoded by the coding sequence ATGCGGGCCCGTCTTCTAGGCCCGTACCGCAGCCAGTACCCCAACCCGCTCCGGTTCCGCACCGGCCAGATCGTCGAACTGGGTGTTCGTGACGAGGAATGGCCGGCGTTTGCCTGGGTGCGCACCGATGACGGGCGCGCCGGCTGGGCTCCGGTGGCATGGTTGCAGGTGCTGGATGATGGTCGCGCGGAAGCCCTGCGCGACTACGACGCCCGCGAACTGGACGTTGAAAGCGGTGAACTGGTCAAACTGCATCATGAACACGGCGGCTGGTGGTGGTCCGAACGCGCGAATGGCGCGACGGGCTGGCTGCCGGCCCGCGATCTCGAACTGCTTGAAGAGAACTGCACATGA
- a CDS encoding tryptophan 2,3-dioxygenase translates to MSVDKNQRDLEAGIHTDLEGRLTYGGYLRLDQLLSAQQPLSNPPHHDEMLFIIQHQTSELWLKLLAHELRAAIGFLQRDEVWQCRKVLARSKQVLRQLTEQWSVLETLTPSEYMGFRDVLGPSSGFQSLQYRYIEFLLGNKNAQMLQVFSHDPAGQAQLQQVLDAPSLYEEFLRYLARFGHAIPEVYQHRDWQTSHVADDALHPVFERIYENTDRYWREYSLCEDLVDLETAFQLWRFRHMRTVMRVIGFKRGTGGSSGVGFLRQALELTFFPELFQVRTTIRNDDPLPPG, encoded by the coding sequence ATGTCTGTCGACAAGAACCAACGCGATCTGGAAGCCGGCATCCACACTGACCTGGAGGGCCGCCTGACCTACGGGGGCTATCTGCGCCTGGACCAGTTGCTGAGCGCCCAGCAGCCGCTGTCCAACCCGCCGCACCACGACGAGATGCTGTTCATCATCCAGCACCAGACCTCCGAGCTGTGGCTGAAGCTGCTGGCCCATGAGCTGCGCGCGGCGATCGGCTTCCTGCAGCGCGACGAGGTCTGGCAGTGCCGCAAGGTGCTGGCGCGCAGCAAACAGGTGCTGCGCCAGCTGACCGAGCAGTGGTCGGTGCTGGAAACCCTCACCCCTTCGGAGTACATGGGCTTCCGCGACGTGCTGGGGCCTTCTTCGGGCTTCCAGTCGCTGCAGTACCGCTACATCGAGTTCCTGCTGGGCAACAAGAACGCGCAGATGCTGCAGGTGTTCTCGCACGACCCGGCCGGGCAGGCCCAGCTGCAGCAGGTGCTGGACGCGCCCAGCCTGTACGAGGAGTTCCTGCGCTACCTGGCCCGCTTCGGCCATGCCATCCCCGAGGTGTACCAGCACCGCGACTGGCAGACCTCGCATGTGGCCGACGACGCCCTGCACCCGGTGTTCGAGCGCATCTACGAGAACACCGACCGCTACTGGCGTGAGTACTCGCTGTGCGAGGACTTGGTGGACCTGGAAACCGCCTTCCAGCTCTGGCGCTTCCGCCATATGCGCACGGTGATGCGGGTGATTGGCTTCAAGCGCGGCACCGGCGGCTCCAGCGGGGTCGGGTTCCTGCGCCAGGCGCTGGAACTGACCTTCTTCCCGGAGCTGTTCCAGGTGCGCACCACGATCCGCAACGACGATCCGCTGCCGCCGGGGTGA
- a CDS encoding alpha-ketoacid dehydrogenase subunit beta, producing MDELKHVSGTTAQTHAADSAALARGEQTMTSTPITLIEAITQALAWELEHDKSVLVLGEDVGVNGGVFRATAGLQQRFGADRVLDTPLDETTIAGLTIGLAAQGMKPVAEAQFDGFMYPMVDHIVCHAARLRYRTRGRLNCPMVLRVPWGGGIRAPEHHSEANEAIFTNVPGLRVVLPSSPQRAYGLLLAAIREPDPVIYMEPKRIYRQYKEVVVNDGEALPLDVCFVLRDGTDVTLVTWGAQVKEALEAADKLAGEGISAEVIDVATLRPLDFATIAESVAKTGRCVIVQEAPKTAGFGAEIAARLAEESLYDLLAPVERVTGYDTHIPLFRLEMKYLPSVDRIVSAAKRAVAAG from the coding sequence ATGGATGAGCTCAAGCACGTTTCCGGCACCACCGCGCAGACCCACGCCGCCGACAGCGCCGCCCTTGCGCGCGGAGAACAGACCATGACCAGCACGCCCATCACCCTTATTGAAGCCATCACCCAGGCCCTGGCCTGGGAGCTGGAACACGACAAGTCGGTGCTGGTGCTGGGCGAGGACGTGGGCGTGAACGGCGGCGTTTTCCGCGCCACCGCCGGCCTGCAGCAGCGCTTCGGCGCGGACCGCGTGCTGGACACCCCGCTGGATGAAACCACCATCGCCGGCCTGACCATCGGTCTGGCCGCGCAGGGCATGAAGCCGGTCGCCGAAGCCCAGTTCGACGGCTTCATGTACCCGATGGTCGACCACATCGTCTGCCATGCCGCGCGCCTGCGTTACCGCACCCGTGGCCGCCTGAACTGCCCGATGGTGCTGCGCGTGCCGTGGGGCGGTGGCATCCGCGCGCCGGAACACCACAGCGAGGCCAACGAGGCCATCTTCACCAACGTGCCGGGCCTGCGCGTGGTGCTGCCGTCCTCGCCGCAGCGCGCCTACGGCCTGCTGTTGGCTGCGATCCGCGAACCGGATCCGGTCATCTACATGGAACCCAAGCGCATCTACCGCCAGTACAAGGAAGTGGTGGTCAACGACGGCGAAGCGCTGCCGCTGGATGTCTGCTTCGTGCTGCGCGATGGCACCGACGTGACCCTGGTGACCTGGGGCGCGCAGGTGAAGGAAGCGCTGGAAGCCGCCGACAAGCTGGCCGGCGAAGGCATCAGTGCCGAAGTCATCGACGTGGCCACGCTGCGCCCCCTGGACTTCGCCACCATCGCCGAATCTGTGGCCAAGACCGGCCGCTGCGTGATCGTGCAGGAAGCCCCGAAGACTGCCGGCTTCGGCGCGGAAATCGCTGCGCGCCTGGCCGAGGAATCGCTGTACGACCTGCTGGCTCCGGTCGAGCGCGTCACCGGCTACGACACTCACATTCCGCTGTTCCGCCTGGAAATGAAGTACCTGCCCAGCGTGGACCGCATTGTGAGCGCGGCCAAGCGCGCGGTGGCGGCAGGCTGA